In the Arachis stenosperma cultivar V10309 chromosome 8, arast.V10309.gnm1.PFL2, whole genome shotgun sequence genome, TGATGATGTTGTAACGAGGGAATCCAGTTTCAGCAAACAGCCATTTCCAATTCTCCTCAGTCCTTTCCTTTCCTCCGGCATTGTGTGCAAGAAGCATCATGTCGAAAGCGAAGCCGGTGTCGTCGAATAGATCGTTTCCTTCTGGCTGCAGAACGTGGTCCACAATTATCACCTTCCCGTTCTCTGGTATTGCCTTCCTGCAGTTCTTCAAGATCTTTATGCAGTGTTGGTCACTCCAATCATGCAGAATCCACTGTTTCCAAAATACATATTCTCAGTTATCATTTAATTTTCACATGAAAATAGTAACCACATATATATCTATACCTTCATGTAAATGGCATCGGCTTTGGGAACAGAGACGAACATGTCACCTCCAACGTGAGTGATCCCGTCGTACTGAGGGGCGGTGGCAACAACATGCGGCAAGTCGAAGTTGATACCCTTGATGTGAGGGTAAGCCCTTACAATTTCAGAGAGTGAACCACCAAGTCCACCACCCACGTCAACTAGTGACTCAATCTTGTTGAATCCTTCTTTGTACCCTTCGATCACAGCCTTTATCACCATCCTTGCCGTGCACACCATACCTTCATTGAACAACTTGTTGTACTCTGGGTCCAATCCCGTCAAGTCAAACTGCTCGTGTCCATGGCACCTTTTACAATCACAGATTCAGAAAACATAcattagtaattaaaattttcattgtAGATGTTTTCTATTAGCCGCGTCAATCAAAACCGTGACTAATAGATAAAAAGGTAGAAATTTAAGTGCAGttaacttcatgtgaagttaTAGTTGAGAGTGTTAAATGATTTGACAAAAATAAGGAAGAAAGTTTTGGATCCCTGACCTGAAGAAGGCGGTTCCCTTGTCAGTTCCTTCCCTGATGATATCACTGATGAAGTGTGCAGGGTTGAGGTGAAGAGGGTGGTTCTCTAAGAGCAACATTGGTGCGAGGGTCATCTTGGTGTCTTGCAGGATCCACTTGGAAGCGCGTGTCAGGCCGTAGAGGATCTCT is a window encoding:
- the LOC130944368 gene encoding (R,S)-reticuline 7-O-methyltransferase-like; translated protein: METVISNQSPPTILKSVKDKEEEESLLGQAEIWKYMTCFTDSFALKCAVELRIADIIDRYGKPISLSKIIDNIEDAPSPDASLLLRIMRVLVRKKIFSAEKSDNGEILYGLTRASKWILQDTKMTLAPMLLLENHPLHLNPAHFISDIIREGTDKGTAFFRCHGHEQFDLTGLDPEYNKLFNEGMVCTARMVIKAVIEGYKEGFNKIESLVDVGGGLGGSLSEIVRAYPHIKGINFDLPHVVATAPQYDGITHVGGDMFVSVPKADAIYMKWILHDWSDQHCIKILKNCRKAIPENGKVIIVDHVLQPEGNDLFDDTGFAFDMMLLAHNAGGKERTEENWKWLFAETGFPRYNIIKIKALPSIIEAFPN